CAGTGGTAGGTCATCAACTCTTCTCGAGAACCTTTTGCTTTAGTTCTAAAACGTGACAAATATCtgcattaaataattaattttttctgcaaataaagaaattccattaaaggaagaaaaacTGGAGGAAGATCAAACTGGAAGAAGGTCAAACTGGGGGAAGGTCAAACTGGGGGAAGGTCAAACTGGGGGAAGGTCAAACTGGGGGAAGGTCAAACTGGGGGAAGGTCAAACTGGAGGAAGGCCAAACCGAAGGAATTAGGaatataaaaggaaaaaaaaaaaaggtaagaTTTAAATCGTTGTTACTTTTGATAAAGTGtgtatttgaatatatatgcagTATATCCCTTGATtcacattaaaaatataaaacagtTGTTTGGCCTTTTTGATGCTATTAAAGTTGCATAAGAGATGCAAAGAACAAACAACAAGAACAACGAAATAAACTAAGTCTTGCGCTACTTCCTAAAGAACATACGtttaaaagagaaagaagCATTTGAACAAATTGAGCATATGAGGAAAATGCGTTCTTCATACAATTTTGGCggtaataataagaaaaaaacatttagAAGTGATGAAAaggaggagaaaaaaaatgtgaaaaaatatgagttctaataaaaaatagaaaatgtaTGCTTCGgctatttataaatataatttgttgTAAATTTTATGACAAAGAAGATATAGTATCAATTTgattaaatttgttttagaggaaaaaaataaaataaaaagaatgagTTAATATACGTATGTTCTACTAGCAAATCTTTGAgtctatttaaaaaaaaattttctatcttttttattttgaaaaatatagaaattttatttatgcattgAACACTTGCTTGTTACattcataatttataatagcaaaaatatgcaaatatttttactttaacaTTAATAACTTATTTTTCACTTACAGCGTTTTTAGCATTTCAAGTATGGAACTCTGTAGTTGCATTTTTTGGGCTACATTAGTGACAATAGTTTTCTTCAGATAAAATGGAACAAATTTAGAAGGagtgtacatatgcatgGAGAATGCTGAAGAGCAAACTTTTTTTCGTATAATGTGTATTCAATCGcataaatgtacatgtatgcatatgaacaatttttggatcgtaatttttttttcctaaatatataatttgaagataaacatatataaatttattgaagaaaaaaaaaaaaaaaaaaggatatactTGATGAAGATACTGAAGAAGCACAAAAAATATGTGTTATGAAATGTAATTGGAAAAAGacgaaaaaagaagtaaacattgtaagtatataaatatacgcaTTGTTCATCTCCTGTCACATTTTTAACAGGTGGGAGGCATTATTTACAAGTAGTTTTCTGGACTTCTTaaggaaaaatggaaaatccAATTCGCTCAGGTTTCAAAGTTggattgaaaaaaaagatgataaaGCACGTAACGAACAAAGTAATGAATGGGAGAGCAAAACGAATAGCAGAACGAATAACGTACGCAATAATGAAGACAAAGACTACTTCTACCCTTTGTTCCTTCtgagaaaatttaaaacgtCCTTTTGTATTAGTTCctgaaaatgagaaaaaaatgtatgcatTATTTTACTTGTTCAATGTGGACACAACAAAATGCAGGAACGCACGTACAGGATCTGAAGTATTATAATGTGTATTCTTTGTTATATACAcactttttataatatgatttattttgtagATTTCATTACAAGTTTGTTTCCATTTTTGGTGCCGGATTTTTTTGTGATATCCTTGGTTGTTTttatgtttgttttttttattccaatttttttttcctttatttccgtttttttttttttactagcTAATTTAGTGTTTGCATGTTCATTTTGgttgttatatttttgtttcgaattaattttttcctttgtttgcattttatttgaagagtatttatttatgctaTTTGTTCCAGTTGCAAAATTTAATTGTGTTGTTTGGTTTAATGATGCactatttattacatttacaaTGTTTGTGTTTTCAGTttgcatttttaataatcttcttttttccctttgTCTTTTTCCtctacttattttatttttcttttttttaataattttttttgttcgtaTAGTCGtgccatttttttcttttatatgttttaaaaatttttctgtctttaattttttgatgtGCAACATTCGTATGTCTTCTATACAATAATCgacatacataatatttttatttcttcgaATTGTTTggtacttttttttgtaaattatttcattaattaattcataaatatttttattctgtaGTAAATGAATCAGTTCTTTTGCATATTCGTGTTTATTAATATCGATAAAACATATGTTGTTTTTACTACTATTCGAACTGATCTTTtttggtatatttttaattttcccaCCACCTTCTCCATCATCTGTTTGTTCACTATGTTTGGGCTCTTTAattactttcatttttttaatcacTTCATtcgattttttaaaagcatcctttttttttatattatattttttcataaatataggTGTGAAATATCTTGTTATAAGTTGTcgaaataaatt
This genomic interval from Plasmodium brasilianum strain Bolivian I chromosome 13, whole genome shotgun sequence contains the following:
- a CDS encoding RNA-binding protein — encoded protein: MRRTKKRPILFCSRERIDAQIESEVLPAGSTGSVGSIGNIGSIGNIGSIGNIGSIGSIGSIESIGSIGSIGSIESIGSIGSIGSIGSIDNIGSTRLISEIPLKEEKLEEDQTGRRSNWGKVKLGEGQTGGRSNWGKVKLGEEKEAFEQIEHMRKMRSSYNFGGNNKKKTFRSDEKEEKKNVKKYEWEALFTSSFLDFLRKNGKSNSLRFQSWIEKKDDKARNEQSNEWESKTNSRTNNVRNNEDKDYFYPLFLLRKFKTSFCISS